The genomic region ACTGTTTATTCTTTTCTTGATTAGCTCTATCATGAGTTAATCTACCACGAGTTAAAAATCCTATTTCAGAGTAATTATTCCAAGTTTAAGTAGAAATCGCACAGTTGCTTAAGTGGACATTCTTCATGACGAGGGGATTGAGGTCGGCAGATTGTCTGTCCAAACTGCACCATTAAATCATTCAGTTCAATCCAGTAATCCTTTGGAATAAGTTTTGTGAGTTCTTTCTCGGTTTCTTCAGGAGTTTTAGTATCAACCAGGCCCAGTCGATTACTGATACGGTGCACATGAACATCCACGGGAATGGCTGGTATTTGAAATCCATAAACCAGAACACAGTTAGCTGTCTTGCGTCCCACACCTGGAAGTTCAAGCAGTTCTTTCATATTATCTGGGACTTTTCCTTTGAATTCATCCCGGATTTTACGTGATACATCTACAATGCGTTTGGCTTTAACATGATAAAAACCAGCAGGACGAATTAAAGGTTCTAATAGGAGAGGATCCGCATTGGCGATGTCTTCTAGGGTATGATATTTGGAAAAAAGCTGACTGGTTGCACGGTCCGTGTTATCATCCCGAGTTCGCTGGGAGAGAATGGTTCTAATAAGCACTCGGTAGGGATCACCATCTTCAAAGACTCTCAAGTCATATAACTGTTGCAAGTGGTCTATAATCAGGTCGATACGTTCTTCCACTTTGACTAGTGATTTTCTCTTATAATGATCCTTAAAAGTTTTTCTTTGGGCTGCTTTTTCAGGTTTTTTGATAATCATCGCCCCAGCTTGACCATTTCCATTAGTAATTCCAGACCATGGTGTATTCCTTCCCCTTCATGGGCTATGGTGGGAATTATAGGTGCATCAGAATTTATTTCTAATCTACCGGAGTTCAAATCCTGTTTATTGGCAAAAACCACATAAGGGATCTTATATTGTTCCAGGCGTTCTAAAATTTCTTGATCAGTGGGTGTGATTCCGTTACTGTTATCAACCACCAGTATGGCACCATCCAAACCTTCAGACAGAATCCTGCGCATGAACTTGAAGCGTTCCTGACCAGGGGTGCCAAAGAAATGGACCTTTTCCCCTCCGATCATGGTGCTCCCATAATCCAGGGCAGTTGTGGTGCCGTTATATTCTACTTTAGCCCGGTTATGACATATCTGCTCCAGAGTGGTGGTCTTCCCTGAGTTATGAGCGCCCATTACCACGATTTTTGTTTCCTTGTTATTTTTCATATAGCCACCTGCACATGTAACTTTAAATTATCCCCTATCAATTATCCCTGCATTCTCCTCGTAGTTCCTCTTAGGTATTTTTTAACCCTTCTTCTATTGTTCCACTTATGATTAATTAGATGTCTCTCCAAACCAGTGGCCTGTCCAAACCCACCAGAAAAATATTCAAGTATATGCATAGCTCAAACCTATCAGATTAACTCATAACTATTTATGCTATTAATCATGGCTTATATATAACTATTTCTTTATTAGGGTATTTTTCATCATCTAATTATGCCTACACTTATCTGTTAAATTCTCTATTAATTCATCACTTCATATTCAACCCAAGATACTAATTGAAGTTCTATAAACGGTTCGAATGATATTTTTCCTAATCAGTAAGATTTTCCTAATCATTTAGACTTTCCCTTCATGTAAAAAACTAAATTTTTTCGTGAACTTCTTAATTTCAGGGGCTGCGCCAAATCCTAATCAATATAATGGACTCAAAACACCAGAAAATTAAAAATAGGACTAATGATTACATATGAATCGAAAAAATGAAATTTCGATTTAGAAAGACTTTTAAAAAGACCAAAAACTTTATAATTATTCTAAAAACCCTTATATTTATTCAATAAAGACCAAAAACAAAATCAAAACAAAATAAATGAATTCGATTTTTTTAAAATAAGAAAGTGTATGGGAAAAGAATAGGGGTTAAAATTTAATGGAATCTGAGAAAAATATGAACAATATTAAAGCCTTAAATCCTATAAAATCTCAATAGG from Methanobacteriaceae archaeon harbors:
- a CDS encoding GTP-binding protein, yielding MKNNKETKIVVMGAHNSGKTTTLEQICHNRAKVEYNGTTTALDYGSTMIGGEKVHFFGTPGQERFKFMRRILSEGLDGAILVVDNSNGITPTDQEILERLEQYKIPYVVFANKQDLNSGRLEINSDAPIIPTIAHEGEGIHHGLELLMEMVKLGR
- a CDS encoding endonuclease III, coding for MIIKKPEKAAQRKTFKDHYKRKSLVKVEERIDLIIDHLQQLYDLRVFEDGDPYRVLIRTILSQRTRDDNTDRATSQLFSKYHTLEDIANADPLLLEPLIRPAGFYHVKAKRIVDVSRKIRDEFKGKVPDNMKELLELPGVGRKTANCVLVYGFQIPAIPVDVHVHRISNRLGLVDTKTPEETEKELTKLIPKDYWIELNDLMVQFGQTICRPQSPRHEECPLKQLCDFYLNLE